A window of Eikenella corrodens contains these coding sequences:
- a CDS encoding tetratricopeptide repeat protein, with the protein MSSRHFRIRALALSALLLPLAAQAAPAPRQSASQPPLTRRQVIDRANDLMIAFSSEIILQQGQGSAALASYNRLFQRTKDPAVAERAVEIALSANVRLAEQMLERWQEAEPQPSAGQKRMRWIVAAAKGDIATVRAGLPEILAQTDRQRMRNVFLRMAQLALEHPEAADAQTTRLVHQAAARFPGLAEAAIADAIYSAHARRTADANAALRRLSSLDSDIRPITGATLRLITRRQPEVLEYFFRHTDSRHLSPMWQNLQVEYLIAAKREEEAYRLLQNMLAKTPDADLYIQAGILSVRRKEPVATTINYFDKAYLYGTQQQKSRAALLAAMRLIESEKIAEARNWLDRANDPEAQFDKHILEARIAEAGKDWKAAEDALLRAESIVSAGRSNAIFDAEDLLVAHLRIAREQPPAEALNSIRSLYRRYSDNSAPPAMLALILEQRAILYADRLQQPEKAVADLKQAQELVPKNPDILNSLGYTMLSLPNPDLAQARRYIERALGRRPDSPEIQDSMGWVLFKQGQPQAALPYLQRAHAKLSEADDVAAHLGEVLWTLGRKNEAMAVWQTAQRKGGDKPVLQETLKRLNVSLPPSGGKAGSGGSGGH; encoded by the coding sequence ATGTCTTCACGGCATTTCCGTATCCGCGCCCTCGCGCTCTCCGCCCTCCTGCTGCCGCTGGCCGCCCAAGCCGCGCCCGCACCGCGCCAATCCGCCTCGCAGCCCCCGCTTACCCGCCGCCAAGTCATCGACCGTGCCAACGACCTGATGATTGCCTTCTCTTCCGAAATCATCCTCCAGCAAGGCCAAGGCAGTGCAGCCCTTGCTTCTTATAACCGCCTCTTTCAACGCACCAAAGACCCTGCCGTAGCCGAGCGTGCTGTGGAAATTGCTCTTTCCGCCAATGTGCGGTTGGCCGAGCAAATGCTTGAGCGCTGGCAGGAAGCCGAGCCCCAGCCTTCTGCCGGGCAAAAACGTATGCGCTGGATTGTGGCTGCGGCCAAAGGCGATATTGCCACGGTGCGCGCCGGCCTGCCCGAAATCCTCGCCCAAACCGACCGCCAGCGCATGCGCAACGTCTTCCTGCGTATGGCCCAGCTTGCCCTCGAGCACCCCGAAGCCGCCGACGCGCAAACTACCCGCCTTGTGCACCAGGCCGCCGCCCGCTTCCCCGGCCTGGCCGAAGCCGCCATTGCCGATGCCATCTACTCCGCCCACGCCCGCCGAACCGCCGATGCCAACGCCGCCCTGCGCCGCCTCTCCAGCCTCGACAGCGACATCCGCCCCATCACCGGCGCCACCCTGCGCCTGATTACCCGCCGCCAGCCCGAAGTACTCGAATACTTCTTCCGCCATACCGACAGCCGCCACCTCTCCCCCATGTGGCAAAACCTGCAAGTAGAATACCTCATCGCCGCCAAACGCGAAGAAGAAGCTTACCGCCTGCTGCAAAATATGCTGGCCAAAACCCCGGATGCCGACCTCTACATCCAAGCCGGCATCCTCTCCGTGCGCCGCAAAGAGCCCGTGGCCACCACCATCAACTACTTCGACAAGGCCTACCTGTACGGCACCCAGCAGCAGAAAAGCCGCGCCGCCCTGCTCGCCGCCATGCGCTTGATTGAGAGCGAGAAAATAGCCGAGGCCCGCAACTGGCTCGACCGTGCCAACGATCCTGAGGCCCAGTTCGACAAACATATTTTGGAAGCCCGCATCGCCGAGGCCGGGAAAGACTGGAAAGCCGCCGAAGATGCCCTGCTGCGTGCCGAATCCATCGTATCGGCCGGCCGCAGCAACGCCATCTTTGATGCCGAAGACCTCCTCGTTGCCCACCTGCGCATCGCCCGCGAGCAGCCGCCTGCCGAAGCCCTCAACAGCATCCGCAGCCTCTATCGCCGCTACAGCGACAACTCCGCCCCGCCCGCCATGCTCGCCCTCATCCTCGAGCAGCGCGCCATCCTGTATGCCGACCGCCTGCAACAGCCCGAGAAAGCCGTAGCCGACCTCAAGCAGGCGCAAGAACTCGTGCCCAAAAACCCCGACATCCTCAATTCCCTCGGCTACACCATGCTCTCCCTGCCCAATCCCGACCTGGCCCAGGCACGCCGCTACATTGAGCGAGCTTTGGGCCGCCGTCCCGATTCGCCCGAAATCCAAGACAGCATGGGCTGGGTGTTGTTCAAGCAAGGCCAACCCCAAGCCGCCCTGCCGTATTTGCAGCGCGCCCATGCCAAGCTGTCGGAAGCCGATGATGTAGCCGCCCACCTCGGCGAAGTATTGTGGACACTCGGCCGCAAAAACGAAGCCATGGCCGTTTGGCAGACCGCCCAACGCAAAGGCGGCGACAAACCCGTCTTACAGGAAACCCTGAAACGCCTCAACGTAAGCCTCCCGCCTTCCGGTGGGAAAGCCGGTAGCGGAGGCAGCGGCGGCCATTAA
- a CDS encoding acetamidase/formamidase family protein gives MSTLPTIPASQTVFAISPDNAPVLRAASGSRVRFETCDCFTDQIQTPDDTFDNLDWNRINPATGPLFVEGAEPGDTLRVHIRRIELGKQAVLATLPGAGVAGKRLEHGRIDIVPVEDNHVVLFGKVRLPLNPMIGVIGTAPAEGAISCGTPDAHGGNMDTKIIAEGTTLLLPVNVPGALLAMGDLHAGMGDGEVGISGLEIKGAVEVDVSVIKGRPYPLPLAVTADCCYTIASSPDLDQAAETATLMATDLLTAHGGLDANQAIALQSIAGDLQVCQVVDPNKTCRFALPRRVTEQLGIELP, from the coding sequence ATGAGCACACTCCCCACCATTCCCGCCAGCCAAACCGTATTCGCCATATCGCCCGACAACGCCCCCGTGCTGCGCGCCGCATCCGGCAGCCGCGTGCGTTTTGAAACCTGCGACTGCTTCACCGACCAAATCCAAACCCCCGACGACACCTTTGACAATCTCGACTGGAACCGCATCAATCCTGCCACCGGCCCTCTGTTTGTGGAAGGCGCCGAGCCGGGCGACACCCTGCGCGTGCACATCCGCCGCATCGAATTGGGCAAACAGGCCGTGCTCGCCACCCTGCCCGGCGCAGGCGTGGCCGGTAAGCGGCTGGAACACGGTCGCATCGACATCGTGCCGGTGGAGGACAACCACGTTGTCTTGTTCGGCAAAGTGCGCCTGCCGCTCAACCCGATGATCGGCGTGATTGGCACCGCACCCGCCGAAGGTGCCATCAGCTGCGGCACGCCCGATGCACACGGCGGCAATATGGACACCAAAATCATCGCCGAAGGCACCACGCTGCTCCTGCCGGTAAACGTGCCCGGCGCGCTGCTGGCCATGGGCGATTTGCACGCCGGTATGGGCGACGGCGAGGTGGGCATTTCTGGCCTGGAAATCAAAGGCGCGGTGGAAGTGGACGTGAGCGTCATCAAAGGCCGCCCCTATCCCCTGCCGCTGGCCGTGACCGCCGACTGCTGCTACACCATCGCCTCCAGCCCCGATTTGGATCAAGCCGCCGAAACCGCCACCCTGATGGCCACCGACCTGCTCACCGCACACGGCGGGCTCGACGCCAACCAAGCCATCGCCTTGCAAAGCATCGCCGGCGATTTGCAGGTGTGCCAAGTGGTCGATCCCAACAAAACCTGCCGCTTCGCCCTGCCGCGCAGGGTAACGGAACAATTAGGGATTGAGTTGCCATAA
- the gltS gene encoding sodium/glutamate symporter, with product MIEVNSYYTLIAATLVLLLGKLMVNKIKFLRDFNIPEPVAGGLVAAICLFSLHAATGIGFQFQKPLQDAFMLIFFTSIGLSADFSRLKAGGIPLVVFTAIVGAFIFVQNIIGVGLASVFGLHPMTGLITGSITLTGGHGTAAGWAPDLIKYGVPAAAELGMASATFGLVAGGIIGGPVARRLINKMGRKPLDSTVSADDQAHDSTDNMFERAGQTRLITATSAIETLAMFAACLSFAEVMDGLDKQYLFDLPKFVWALFGGVVLRNVLVSAFKFNMFDRAIDVFGNASLSLFLAMALLNLQLWQLTDLAGKVTIILLIQTVVMILYATYVTYVFMGRDYDATVLAAGHCGFGLGATPTAVANMQSITERFGSSHKAFLIVPLVGAFFVDIINALILAGFVNFLK from the coding sequence ATGATAGAAGTGAACAGCTACTACACCCTGATTGCAGCCACCTTGGTGCTGCTATTGGGTAAACTGATGGTTAACAAAATCAAGTTTTTGCGGGATTTCAACATTCCCGAGCCGGTGGCGGGCGGCCTGGTGGCGGCTATCTGCCTGTTTAGCCTGCATGCGGCCACGGGCATCGGCTTCCAGTTTCAAAAACCGCTGCAAGACGCATTTATGCTGATTTTCTTTACCTCCATCGGCCTGAGCGCGGATTTCTCCCGCCTGAAAGCCGGCGGTATTCCGCTGGTGGTGTTCACCGCCATCGTGGGCGCATTTATCTTTGTGCAAAACATTATCGGCGTGGGTTTGGCCAGTGTGTTCGGCCTGCACCCGATGACTGGCCTGATCACCGGCTCCATCACCCTCACCGGCGGCCACGGCACGGCAGCCGGCTGGGCGCCCGACTTAATCAAATACGGTGTGCCTGCCGCTGCCGAATTGGGCATGGCTTCAGCCACCTTCGGCCTAGTGGCCGGCGGCATCATCGGCGGCCCAGTGGCACGCCGCCTCATCAATAAAATGGGGCGTAAGCCTTTGGATTCTACTGTTTCGGCAGATGACCAGGCTCACGACAGCACCGACAATATGTTCGAGCGCGCCGGACAAACCCGCCTGATCACCGCCACTTCGGCCATCGAAACCCTGGCCATGTTTGCCGCCTGCCTATCATTTGCCGAAGTGATGGACGGCCTCGACAAACAATACCTGTTCGACCTGCCCAAATTCGTATGGGCGCTGTTTGGCGGCGTGGTGTTGCGCAACGTATTGGTGAGCGCGTTTAAATTCAATATGTTCGACCGCGCCATCGACGTGTTCGGCAACGCCTCGCTCTCGCTCTTCCTGGCCATGGCCCTGTTGAACCTGCAACTGTGGCAGTTGACTGACTTGGCAGGGAAGGTAACCATCATCCTGCTGATTCAAACCGTGGTGATGATTCTGTATGCCACCTATGTTACCTACGTATTCATGGGCCGCGACTACGATGCCACCGTGCTGGCCGCCGGCCACTGCGGCTTCGGCCTCGGCGCCACCCCCACCGCCGTGGCCAATATGCAGTCCATCACCGAGCGCTTCGGTTCTTCGCACAAAGCCTTCCTGATTGTGCCGCTGGTGGGCGCGTTCTTCGTGGACATCATCAACGCGCTGATTTTGGCCGGCTTCGTGAACTTCCTGAAATAG
- the pgl gene encoding 6-phosphogluconolactonase has product MPPSLTWHAFPTPAAQAAALAEAVATGLRTCLHTQGHAVLAVSGGRSPIALFEALAQQKLDWPNVTITLVDERLVPPQHADSNAALVRRHLLQHAAAAARFLPLVGEQTDVSDPAAALAEAEAAFLTPDIAVLGMGADGHTASLFPQAPQLATAVSPECRNRLVHTSPVTAAHERIGMSLNALAAVPQLFLSIQGADKRAVLEQAAAMPSGERPISLLLHRANVRCQVYYAG; this is encoded by the coding sequence ATGCCCCCATCCCTCACTTGGCACGCCTTCCCCACTCCCGCCGCCCAAGCTGCCGCACTGGCCGAAGCCGTAGCCACCGGCCTACGCACTTGCCTGCACACACAAGGCCATGCTGTGCTGGCCGTATCCGGCGGCCGCTCACCCATAGCGCTTTTTGAAGCCCTGGCGCAGCAAAAACTGGATTGGCCGAACGTCACCATCACCCTGGTGGACGAGCGGCTCGTGCCGCCACAGCACGCCGACAGCAACGCCGCGCTGGTGCGCCGCCACCTGCTGCAACACGCCGCTGCTGCTGCCCGCTTCCTGCCGCTGGTGGGTGAACAAACCGATGTGTCCGACCCTGCCGCCGCCTTGGCCGAAGCCGAGGCTGCCTTTCTCACGCCCGACATCGCCGTGCTCGGCATGGGCGCGGACGGCCACACCGCCTCGTTATTCCCGCAAGCCCCGCAGCTGGCCACGGCCGTGTCGCCTGAATGCCGCAACAGGCTGGTGCACACCAGCCCGGTTACCGCCGCACACGAACGCATCGGCATGAGCCTGAACGCACTCGCCGCCGTGCCGCAGCTGTTTTTATCGATTCAGGGCGCAGACAAACGCGCCGTACTGGAACAGGCCGCCGCCATGCCCTCGGGAGAACGCCCCATCAGCCTGCTGCTGCATCGGGCCAATGTGCGTTGCCAAGTGTATTACGCCGGTTGA
- the pyrI gene encoding aspartate carbamoyltransferase regulatory subunit codes for MDNKSLSVEAIENGTVIDHIPAGLGLTILRQFKLLHEGCAVTVGFNLPSKRHGRKDIIKINGIRLNEAAANRLALFAPEATVNLIANFKVEQKMPLRLPETIGEVFRCPNPNCASHGEPVASRFYVRRLGNQTRLKCHYCEKTYDRSLVTEA; via the coding sequence ATGGACAACAAAAGCCTCAGCGTCGAAGCCATCGAAAACGGCACCGTTATCGACCACATCCCCGCCGGCCTCGGCCTCACCATCCTGCGCCAATTCAAGCTACTGCACGAAGGCTGTGCCGTAACCGTCGGCTTCAACCTGCCCAGCAAACGGCACGGCCGCAAAGACATCATCAAAATCAACGGTATCCGGCTCAACGAAGCCGCCGCCAACCGCCTCGCCCTGTTCGCCCCCGAAGCCACGGTAAACCTCATCGCCAACTTCAAAGTCGAACAAAAAATGCCGCTTCGGCTGCCCGAAACCATCGGCGAAGTCTTCCGCTGCCCCAACCCCAACTGCGCCAGCCACGGCGAACCCGTTGCCAGCCGCTTCTACGTACGCCGTCTGGGCAACCAAACCCGCCTCAAATGCCACTACTGCGAGAAAACCTACGACCGCAGCCTTGTAACCGAAGCTTGA
- a CDS encoding glycoside hydrolase family 16 protein, translating to MPNDWEAKTIPNHLGSHLSYLPGNIGFVNNDFAQITTRRHCVRSDNEALTDSNTRETPCQAGEKTKYSSGRLESKPIVDAGKPFRAEIRAKINWNGLVGMRTALWMRNSETLQNCSNNPATNDPYGELDILEWYSTAQAYAWSSSHASCFFSRKRNTWRTRVFAHRLEHRPGGMATSLAYDWHVWAIEFDGQKVRYYLDGKLIPVSHYTADDNTTVDVIDRTRFDESGGYPSTMPDEDFAKLNVNRQMLDQVFRAKGPWYFILNEYVEWEPNLSPPSPTDPFPVQTTWIDYVRLYQKN from the coding sequence GTGCCAAATGATTGGGAGGCAAAAACCATACCCAACCATTTGGGCAGCCACCTCTCCTACCTCCCCGGCAATATTGGATTCGTAAACAACGACTTTGCCCAAATTACCACACGCCGCCATTGTGTACGGAGCGACAACGAGGCCCTAACCGACAGCAACACCAGGGAAACACCTTGCCAGGCCGGCGAGAAAACCAAATACTCAAGCGGCAGGTTGGAATCCAAACCCATCGTTGATGCCGGCAAACCCTTCCGTGCCGAAATCCGCGCCAAAATCAACTGGAACGGCTTGGTAGGGATGCGCACGGCACTGTGGATGCGTAACAGCGAAACCTTGCAGAATTGCAGCAACAACCCTGCCACCAACGATCCATACGGCGAACTCGATATTCTCGAGTGGTACTCCACCGCACAGGCATATGCCTGGTCCTCCTCCCATGCCAGCTGCTTTTTCAGCCGCAAAAGGAACACTTGGCGCACACGCGTTTTTGCACATCGCCTAGAACACCGCCCTGGCGGCATGGCAACATCATTGGCATACGATTGGCATGTATGGGCGATCGAGTTCGACGGCCAAAAAGTGCGTTACTATCTAGACGGCAAACTTATCCCCGTTTCCCACTACACGGCAGACGACAATACCACCGTAGATGTGATTGACCGCACCCGGTTCGATGAATCCGGAGGCTACCCCTCCACCATGCCGGATGAAGACTTTGCAAAACTCAATGTCAACCGCCAAATGCTGGATCAGGTATTCAGAGCAAAAGGCCCTTGGTATTTTATTCTGAACGAATATGTAGAATGGGAACCGAACTTGAGCCCACCCAGCCCCACCGATCCCTTCCCTGTCCAAACCACTTGGATCGACTACGTGCGGCTGTATCAGAAAAACTAA
- the pyrB gene encoding aspartate carbamoyltransferase: MPNPLYGQHLISIPDLSNEQLECLLDTALRLKREPHRNLLEGRLIGSCFFEPSTRTRLSFETAVQRLGGKVIGFSDGANTSAKKGETLADTARIISSYTDAIIIRHPKDGAARVLAEFSAVPVINAGDGTNQHPSQTLLDLVTIQETQGRLDNLVIAMAGDLKYGRTVHSLAQAMKRHQAEFIFVSPPSLAMPDYITEELDEAGCRYQILPSLEEAARHADILYMTRVQRERFDEQEFAKIQGKFNLEAATLAQAKPNLRVLHPLPRVDEIHPNVDGTVYAYYFEQAKNGVFARMAMLSLVLNKTI; this comes from the coding sequence ATGCCCAACCCACTCTACGGCCAGCACCTCATCTCCATCCCCGACCTGAGCAACGAACAGCTCGAATGCCTGCTGGATACCGCCCTGCGCCTTAAGCGCGAACCGCACCGCAACCTACTTGAAGGCCGGCTCATCGGCTCCTGCTTCTTCGAGCCCTCCACCCGCACCCGCCTCTCCTTCGAGACCGCCGTGCAGCGGCTCGGCGGTAAAGTCATCGGCTTTTCCGACGGCGCCAACACCAGCGCCAAAAAAGGCGAAACCCTGGCCGACACCGCCCGCATCATCTCCAGCTACACCGACGCCATCATCATCCGCCACCCCAAAGACGGCGCCGCCCGAGTGCTTGCCGAATTCTCCGCCGTGCCCGTCATCAACGCCGGCGACGGCACCAACCAGCATCCCAGCCAAACCCTGCTCGACCTCGTTACCATCCAAGAAACCCAAGGCCGGCTGGATAATCTCGTTATCGCCATGGCCGGTGACCTCAAATACGGCCGCACCGTCCACTCCCTCGCCCAAGCCATGAAACGGCACCAAGCCGAATTCATCTTCGTCTCCCCGCCCAGCCTCGCCATGCCCGACTACATCACCGAAGAGCTCGACGAAGCCGGCTGCCGCTACCAAATCCTGCCCAGCCTCGAAGAAGCCGCCCGCCACGCCGACATCCTATACATGACCCGCGTGCAGCGCGAACGCTTCGACGAACAAGAATTCGCCAAAATCCAAGGCAAATTCAACCTTGAAGCCGCCACCCTCGCCCAGGCCAAACCCAACCTGCGCGTACTGCACCCCCTGCCCCGCGTCGACGAAATCCATCCCAATGTGGATGGCACGGTTTATGCTTACTATTTCGAACAAGCCAAAAACGGTGTATTCGCACGCATGGCCATGCTGTCATTAGTGTTAAATAAAACCATATAA
- a CDS encoding helicase HerA-like domain-containing protein, which translates to MAEFHIAKTVAEGRDLFLLGQMANRHGLIAGATGTGKTVTLRKMAEGFSAQGIPVFMSDVKGDLSGIANPGDGQGKVGERMAQFGLDAEGYLKGCPVRFWDVYGETGIPVRVTISEMGPLLLSRLMGLNDTQEGLLNLVFKAADDKGWHLIDLKDLRGMLQYVGEHAKEYRTQYGNVSAASVGAIQRQLLQLESEGGDVFFGEPELNLQDWLQTEGGQGVINILNAEKLMRSPRLYSAFLLWFLAELFETLPEAGDLDKPKFVMFFDEAHLLFDNAADTLLKQVEQVVRLIRSKGVGVYFVTQNPLDLPDTVLGQLGNRVQHALRAFTPRDQKAVRAAAETFRSNPNLDVAQAITELGVGEALVSFLDEKGMPGIVERAFVLPPQSQLAPLSTAERDSRFQNDILYRHYKDAVDNFSAYEALQQLEQEQAAAAQAEAEAKAQNAATASAQKAESNKGGVLDGFLGGLFGSRKRANQGLGYDLADSLGSQVNKQITRSITRSIMGVIRNAIK; encoded by the coding sequence ATGGCTGAATTCCACATTGCCAAAACCGTGGCCGAAGGCCGCGATTTATTCTTGCTCGGCCAGATGGCCAACCGCCACGGCCTGATTGCCGGTGCTACCGGCACGGGCAAAACCGTTACCCTGCGTAAAATGGCCGAAGGCTTCAGCGCGCAAGGCATCCCCGTGTTTATGAGCGACGTGAAGGGCGACCTCTCCGGCATCGCCAACCCGGGCGACGGGCAGGGCAAGGTGGGCGAGCGCATGGCTCAATTCGGGCTGGATGCGGAAGGCTACCTGAAAGGCTGTCCGGTGCGTTTTTGGGATGTATACGGCGAAACCGGCATTCCCGTGCGCGTAACCATTTCCGAAATGGGCCCCCTGCTGCTCTCCCGCCTGATGGGGCTGAACGACACGCAGGAAGGCCTGCTCAACCTGGTATTTAAAGCCGCCGACGACAAAGGCTGGCATCTAATTGATTTAAAAGACCTGCGCGGCATGTTGCAATACGTGGGCGAGCACGCCAAGGAATACCGCACCCAATACGGGAACGTTTCCGCCGCCAGCGTCGGCGCCATTCAGCGCCAGCTGTTGCAGCTGGAAAGCGAGGGCGGCGATGTGTTTTTCGGCGAGCCGGAGCTCAATCTGCAAGACTGGCTGCAAACCGAAGGCGGACAAGGCGTAATCAATATCCTGAATGCCGAAAAACTGATGCGCTCGCCGCGCCTCTATAGCGCGTTCTTGCTGTGGTTTTTGGCCGAACTGTTTGAAACCCTGCCCGAAGCCGGCGATTTGGACAAACCCAAATTCGTTATGTTCTTCGATGAGGCGCATTTGTTGTTCGATAACGCCGCCGATACCCTGCTCAAGCAGGTGGAACAAGTGGTGCGCCTGATCCGTTCCAAAGGCGTGGGCGTTTATTTTGTTACCCAAAACCCGCTCGATTTGCCCGACACTGTGCTCGGCCAGCTCGGCAACCGTGTGCAGCATGCCCTGCGCGCCTTTACCCCGCGCGATCAAAAAGCCGTACGTGCCGCCGCCGAAACCTTCCGTAGCAACCCGAATTTGGATGTGGCGCAGGCGATTACCGAATTAGGCGTGGGCGAGGCGCTGGTGTCTTTCCTTGATGAAAAAGGTATGCCCGGCATCGTGGAGCGTGCCTTCGTGCTGCCGCCGCAATCCCAGCTTGCCCCGCTTTCCACCGCCGAACGCGACAGCCGTTTCCAAAACGACATCCTTTACCGGCACTATAAAGATGCGGTGGACAACTTCTCCGCCTACGAAGCCTTGCAACAGCTGGAGCAGGAACAGGCTGCCGCCGCTCAGGCAGAAGCTGAAGCCAAAGCGCAAAATGCCGCCACCGCGTCTGCCCAAAAAGCCGAAAGCAACAAAGGCGGCGTGCTGGACGGTTTCCTCGGCGGCCTATTTGGCAGCCGCAAACGCGCCAACCAAGGCTTGGGCTACGATTTAGCCGATTCGCTCGGCAGCCAGGTGAACAAGCAGATCACCCGAAGCATTACCCGCAGCATTATGGGTGTGATCCGCAATGCGATAAAGTAA
- the rpsL gene encoding 30S ribosomal protein S12 produces MPTINQLVRKGRKKPEYVNKVPALEACPQKRGVCTRVYTTTPKKPNSALRKVCKVRLTNGFEVISYIGGEGHNLQEHSVVLIRGGRVKDLPGVRYHTVRGSLDTAGVKDRKQARSKYGAKRPK; encoded by the coding sequence ATGCCAACTATTAACCAGTTAGTACGCAAGGGCCGCAAAAAGCCCGAGTACGTAAACAAGGTGCCCGCACTGGAAGCCTGCCCGCAAAAACGCGGCGTATGCACCCGTGTGTACACCACTACTCCGAAAAAACCGAACTCCGCTTTGCGTAAAGTGTGCAAAGTGCGCCTAACCAACGGATTTGAAGTGATTTCATATATCGGCGGTGAAGGCCACAACTTGCAAGAGCACAGCGTGGTGCTGATCCGCGGCGGTCGTGTGAAAGACTTGCCGGGTGTGCGCTACCACACTGTTCGTGGTTCTTTGGATACTGCCGGCGTGAAAGATCGCAAACAGGCACGCTCCAAATACGGTGCTAAACGCCCGAAATAA
- the rpsG gene encoding 30S ribosomal protein S7, translated as MPRRREVPKRDVLPDPKFGSVELTKFMNVLMVDGKKSVAERIVYGALEQIAKKVQGKEAIEVFNEAIDNAKPIVEVKSRRVGGANYQVPVEVRPSRRLALAMRWVRDAARKRGEKSMDLRLAGELIDAAEGRGGAMKKREEVHRMAEANKAFSHFRF; from the coding sequence ATGCCAAGACGTAGAGAAGTCCCCAAGCGCGACGTATTGCCGGATCCGAAGTTCGGCAGCGTTGAACTGACCAAGTTTATGAATGTCTTGATGGTTGACGGTAAAAAATCGGTTGCCGAGCGTATCGTGTATGGCGCGCTGGAGCAAATTGCCAAGAAAGTACAGGGCAAAGAAGCAATCGAAGTGTTCAACGAAGCCATCGACAATGCCAAACCCATCGTGGAAGTGAAAAGCCGCCGTGTTGGTGGTGCCAACTACCAGGTTCCTGTTGAGGTTCGTCCTTCCCGCCGTTTGGCCTTGGCAATGCGCTGGGTGCGCGATGCGGCCCGCAAACGTGGTGAAAAATCCATGGATTTGCGTCTGGCCGGCGAGCTGATTGATGCGGCAGAAGGCCGTGGCGGCGCCATGAAAAAACGTGAAGAAGTACACCGCATGGCTGAAGCCAACAAAGCCTTCTCCCACTTCCGCTTCTAA